GAACTGGAAGTGGCAGCAACCTTGGTTTCCCAGTGGTTGCAATAGTGAGTTCCCCCGCACAAGAGTGCTGTGGAGCTTTTAACATTGCCAGGCAGTGGAACTCAGCCTGGCAATGGCTGTGGTTTCCTCATTGGGCTGTGTGATATGACTTGGGTGTTCCTAGTAGCTTAGCCTCAAGACCATTTCCCAGTTCCCCTAACAACTCTGAGCTAAATAATCTTTTTTAACAAGTCCCTTCTCTGCTCTAACTATCCAGTGTAGATTCTATTGTTTGTGAAAAAGAACACTGACCGGCAaaattactgtattttaaaaagttcatatCCCATTGATTTCAAAAGGCAAGTTACTTTGAGACTTCCTGAAGGGGAAAAGGACTAGAAATCTATTACATGCCATTACTTAAAAAACCCTTTCTGATTCCAAAGTTGtttaagctgaaaaaaaaaaagccccttaGGATCAATGAAACACTTTCTTAGCAAATGGGTCCCTCCTCCCCACGAAATTGTTAAGTCATTTATTATCGttttatttattgagtttttacatttatttggtggtggttatgtgttgtgtgtgtgtgcataagcaTTCCAgagcctgtggagatcagaggacaacttgaacaAGTTGGTTCTTCCTTTCCATTATGTGGGTCACAGGGATCCATTTCAGGTTATCAGACTTTTCAAATGTCTTTATtgactccctctctctctctctctctctctttctttttctctttctctctttttctttctctctcttttctctctctctctctctctctctctctctctctctctctctctctcacacacacacacacacacacacaagacagagacagagacagaaacaaaaacagacagagaCTGTCTGTGTATTGTATCATATAGAGAAGGATCTCCACACCTATTCCTTATAAATGCAAAAATCTATGCTTGCTCAATCTCAGGACAATGCTTAACATGCCACTATAAGAGCAGTGTTCACTGGAACAGGGAACTCCTCCATAGCAGTCAGAACACTGAAGAAGGGATCTCATCATTGGGAATAAAAGCCAGGCTGGCTGACCAAGGAGCTTCTCAGCCAAAGAAATGAGtcagcaaacaaataaaatgaagttgTCTAGTCTTATCACTTTATTATTCATGGCCCAATATATATAGAAGATGCTGTGGATTAGTGACAAACACATAATGCTTCATTTTTAGTctctatttttccatttcattggAGGGACAAGGGCATTGGTTTAAAGgtagatgaaaagaaatgggcttaTTAGAAGCCATATTAGTATCTCATAGAGACCTAAGTAGATCATGAAGAGACATTACCCAGAGAACCTGTATTTGAACAGTGGTCCTATAAAATAATCCCCAGAGGTAGTGTCAGAGTTGCCCCTCACTGGaaagaatatacatacatacatacatacatacatacatacatacatattctccCACTGTCAATTTGATAAGATCTAGAATAGCCTGGGTACAGCTGTGGGGATTACTTCAATTATGTCAGTTGAGGTCAGAAGActtgcccattgtgggtggcgcCATTCTGGACTTTATGAAAAGGAGAACATAAGCCGAACACAGTTATTCATTTCGCCCTGCTTCTTGACTGTGCATTTAATATGACTGTGACTTCCCAGTCATGATGAACTACAACTCCAAACTGAGCCAAAGTAAactcttctttgttgtttgtttgtttggtttggtgttttgttttgttttttgtttgtttgtttttgagacaggctttcttttcttttaagatttgtttatttattatgtattcaatatTCTGCCTATGTGtaagcctgcaggccagaaaagggcaccagatgtcattataagtggttgtgagccaccatgtggttgctgggaattgaactcaggacctctggaaaagcaaccagtgctcttaacctctgagacatttTTCCAGCTCATAAACTcgtctttaagttgcttttgttagggtATTTTGTCACCCCaataggaaaagtaactaagacagtgagttttccattgctgcaacCAACACTTGAGATAATCAgcattatttatttgtctgttggGACttggtgtcactatgtagctttggctgtctttgaattcactatggagaccagaccagccttgaactcacaaagatctgcctgcctctgccttctgagtactgggatcaaagacatgcgccaccatgcccggctgatattcaacttttaaaaaataaagaggggctggcaagatggcttagtgggtaaatccctggaacccactggtggaaggagagaaccaactcctgaaagttgtcctctgacctccacatctgtTTGGCTCCTGTTCatgcacacattaaataaataaatcacgtATTCATAAATGtaacagaaattttaaagtaaaaaggtttatttaagcTCACGGTTATGTAGGTGTCCATGACTTCCTGGCTTAGTTGCTTTTGGGCTTGTGGCAATAGGTAGCACAGCAGGGCAGACAGAGGGCAAAGCTATTTGCTGCTTGGCCCAGACAAGAAAAacaggggaagagaaaaagattCAGGTTCCACAATCCCCTTCCAGAGCACCCCTGCAGTGATCCAACACCTCCTGCCTCCCAATAGCGCCAACTTGGGGCCCAAGTCCCCTTGGGCAACACTCTAGATCCAGACTCTAGCAGTTTCTGAGGCTGCTTTGGAATCACATGCAGAAAAGAAATGACATGTCTAAGTCTGGCAAATAATGTGTAGAAATAGTTGAGTCCCTGCCATTCTGTTACTTCGTGACCTGTCTTCTGGAAGCCACCCGCCCACTTCCATAGGGTTATCATGTGGGTCATGTTAACCAATGGATTCCCTTCTCTGAGCAGTCCAAAATTAAGCAAATAAGAGTACTTTCTGAGGAAtttcaaatcaaatccaaaaagcAACAGTGGTGACTGCAGCAGCCACTCCACCAGTCTCTCCTTGACTATCTAGACAATACAATTTTAATATCTGGAATTGTTTGAAGTCTTGTTTTTACCATGTGGACTGGGTGAACATTAGAGACCATATGGGAGTGGGGTGACCAGGGCACGAAACAGGCCTGTTGGGACTATTTAAGCCAGTTCTGACTCCTTACATGAGCTCATATAGTCTTTTCTGACTTAACTCTCTTTCACCCTGTTGCAAAAACTCACTGGACATCTTTGTTGAACCTTGGAGCTGTTTATCCATGCCTGCTGAACAGCTCCACTAAAGCATCTATTGACACCTCAAATTTGACGTCTCCAAATATTATTGCCCAAGTCCTTTGCTGaaacttacatttaaattatatttatttgttgggggtggggcacactTGTGCTACAGTGAGTAGCATGGAAGTCAGCGGGCAACTTGGGGTCAGTTCTCAACTTCTACCACATTgaccccagggattgaactcaggtcaggcttggtggcatctCATCAGCCCCTCTTATGCGCTCTTTGTCACTGGGCACTGCATCACAGTATTGCAGCTACTAAGCAGCTACCCCAGAATGTCCTCTTCTAACTTCTCCAATTTTCTGAGCTCTGCCTACTGATGTACCCAGATACTCCCAATGCCCTCCCACTCTGTTTGCCAGGGGCATTTTTAGCTCAATACCCCTATCTTTCACCCTCGAATGCTTTCAAAACTCCTTTCCACccaacagaccaaaaaaaaaaaaaatccttctaatTTCTGGATATGGTCACATCACTCCGCAGCTAAAAATTCTTCAGTGACTCCCCACTGTTTCCAGGATAAAATCTGAACCCCTGTGGCTAGGTCACAAATTCACTCACATTACACTCAGATGTGCGACCATATGTCTTCTCTCATTCCCTTAACTGATCTGATCTTTCTCACAATACCCCCACCCTGCTGGGTAACAGGGGGGAAACTAAAATTAATCCATTCTGACAAACTCCACGGGGTCTATAGTTTATTTTAGACAGCCTCTAACACAGTAGCTTTAGATGATTCAGCCGTTCAGATTACTTTAtactttcccttctctttttcaaaTAGTATTCAGGTTTCCAGCTGTCTTCTTGGAAGGAGGGGCCCTGCCCCTTAGCCACCTGGTCCTGGGGGTTATGTTGGTTGGCATTTGCTGATGCGGTTGGTATGGTATAAATGAATTAGTGAGAAACCTGAGAAGTAGCTATTACTATAATCAGCTTGTAGAGAAGAAAGCCCTAGTTAGAAGAGTCAAGAAATTTGCCCAACCTCACAAAGTTAGAAAGTGAAACCAGGAACCAACACCACTGTGATTTCAGTAGACATTTTGCTGTGAGTGCAGTATTCCAGAGTGGAAGTCACCATGCTAGAACTGATTGTCCATGGACAATATTTAAGTGAGACAAGAGGGACCAGATAAGAACACCTAAGAATCCCTTGagggctaggaatgtagctcagtgaaaGAGCATGGCTGCCTGGCATGTGCGAGCCCGAAGCCCTAGGCTGGAGCATCACTGTCGAGTGAAGGTCCAGGAAAGGAAGGCCCTCTTGACTGCTCCTGTCCGAGTTGCTTTGGTCTCAGGAGAGCTATCAGAATGGAGAGTCAGCTCATCCATCGAGCTTGGATCTAGTCCAGCTAGAGCTGAGCCATTCTTCAGGTGTCTCAGGCTCCCTCCAGCAATCAAAGTACAAGCCTGTGACCAACACTGGGTAAGAAATCAGTAGAAGGCAACCAAGGTCTTGTGTTGCCAAAGAGCATACTGTTCTTAGGACCAGGGGCAATCTATAGGCTCTGTGGAGTGGGAATGCGGAGCGGGAATGGGACGTGTAGGAAGATAGGAGGTGAGGAGGGTCAGGTGTGGAGACACACGGCCTTTTTCCAGATAATAGGGACAGACTTCTCCCAGATATGGAGGGGTGGATGCCTCACATGCAGGGGTGCATTCCAGGTGTGGAAGGTGCAAGAAGCTGCAAAAAAGATGAAATCCCTGGCCCTCCACCTTCTCAAGGGATGAATCAAAACAAAGTGGCCCCTCATCCCCCGCTAGCGCCCCCCCTCcgcccctccctccttctcttctgcacCAGGACAGTCGTGTCCCACCCCAGAGCACAACCAATGGTGCGGGAACTTGGCCGGACCAACCAATTGAACGGCGGCAGCGGCACAGAGATGGCTCCGCCCCCGAAGGGCCGCAGGCCGCTGGCCACTCACGAGGCGGGGCTCTTCGCTGTTTTTGCTGCCCGCCGAGCTCAGCCGAACTCAGCCGACTCCCTCCCGCCGTAGCCGAGCCCAGTCGAACCCAGCCGAACTCAGCCGAGCCCCGCCGAACTCCTCGACGCTCCAGCCGCCGCCGCCCGAGCGCCACCGAGCGAGCGAGCTAGCGGCCCCGGCCGCGGAGGAGGCGCCGCCCCAGGGGGAGGAGGTGCCCGCTCTCCGCAGACCGCCCGCGGCAGAGGCCGGCCCGGTCGCGCCCCGGCGGGAGCGGCCGGCGGAGGCTGCGCGGCCCAGGGGGAGGGCCCGGGGAGTGGACATCGCCCCTGCCCGCCTCCCGCCGTCCCCCGCCCGCAGGCTTTCGAGTCTCAGTCGGCGCTGAGCATCCCGCTGCCCCGGACCCTCCCGCGGGCGCGCACCGGGCTCAACTCAGGTAAGGGGGGGGCTCCCCTACGGGCAGGGGGTCGAGATACAGAGATCCTGAACGGAGATGAAGACAGTgacccacacagagagagacacacagctCGGAGGAAagatagaaacaaagacagaggTACATGCAAGACGCACAGAACCACTGATGCCGACCccatggagaaaggaagagagggacatAAGAGTCGTGAAGAGATGAgcgatacacagagacagactggtagagaaaagagaaacacacatgaaaCACTCAAAACACTCTGAGatagggacacagagacagacagccaCACACCTTCACAGAGGTAGGTATGTAGGGACAAGGATGCAGATCCATcaggggacagagagacaggagggtgTACcgttcagacagacagacagacagacagacagacacacacacacacacacacacctctgaccCAGAGGAGGCAAAGTTCCAAGGAAAGGCACACCTAAACACCTAAACCTTGGATATACAGGACCCACACATTACTGCCAGGGCCTCCACAAAGTTCCCTTCGGTGTGAGCTGGCACCTCTGCAGGTTTCCTGGATTGGCTTACTGCAGCCTTCAGAAAGAGAGGATGCCCTAGCATCTACAATGATAGCCATAAGCCTCTCCCTCCTGGGCCTTGGGCCACCTCAGTCCTGCCCACCAACAGCATGTCTGAAGGCTAGAAGCTTGGTGGGCAGGACTAGGCTATAGCCCCCACTTCCAAGAAGAATGAGATACAGGCTTCCTGCCTACTACAGCTTCCCCACTCTGGCCGCACCACAGCACCAGGTGCTCAGAGCCAGGCCCGAGGATGGAGGCACTGGCTTTGGGAGGTACTCCAGCCTGCTGGGACTCGGTGCTCTCCTACCTGGAAGGCCAAAGATGGGAGAGGGGAGCCGTTCACTAGGCTTCAGCCCACTTCTTTCTCCtcacctccctcttctttcctctgtACTTCCCCAGGCTCAGGACTGCAGGTGGCATCTCCACTACCCAGGAATCATTGTGTGTGGACAGGACAGCCTCCTTGGAAAGTCGGCCATACCAGAGTTGTGCCTCGGCATGGGCCTTGCCATTGAGGCAGCTCCGCTATCTGCGCTGACCTGAGGGTGCTGCCTGTCATGGGGGCAGCCATCTCCCAGGGGGCCCTCATTGCCATCGTCTGCAACGGCCTTGTAGGCTTCTTGCTGCTACTGCTTTGGGTCATTCTCTGCTGGGCCTGCCACTCTCGTTCTACTGACGTCGATTCTCTCTCGGAATCCAGTCCCAACTCCAGCCCTGGCCCCTGTCCTGAGAAGGCACCACCCCCCCAGAAGCCTAGCCATGAAGGCAGCTACCTGCTGCAGCCCTGAAGGCCCCTGGCCTATCCTGGAGTCCTGGACCTAAGTATACCAGTCAGAGTGTGGCATTTGATCCCAGAGCTCAGCCATTCTGGGGTCCAAAATTTAGAGTCCAGTCTATTTGAAACTGGACCCAGCAGCCTAGATTGTAGCCAGCCTGACTCAAAGAGAGGTCTGAGTAGCTCTAGAGAGCCAGGCCTGGAGTGGGGGGTTAGGAGTTGGTGCTAGGGCCAGGGCTATCTGGACTCTGCTCCATCCCAAGGGCCAAGGGCTGTTTACCTCCCTAAGCTTAGCGCCTCTGGGCTCTCTAGGTTGGGGAAGCAAACTAGAACCCATGGCAATAATGGGAGGGTGTCCAGGCTGGGCCCCTTCTCTGGTCCTCCCACTGTTTGTTGGATAATAAATGGAACTATGGCTTACCCTGAGACTTCTCCTCTTCTTGGGGACTGTGTGGTAGAAAAATTAAAGGTATGAGATGAGTTTTCAAACAGGTTTATTTGTGTAAAAGAGAGTAATGGAGGCTGAAGGTCAAGTCATGGAGAAAAGGTGAGTGACCGCAAGAACTAGAATGAGGGAAGCAAACACTGGGACTTGATCAGGGTGAGATACATTCTTGGAGCTTAGGCACCCTGGTACCCAAGCAAAGGGCTGTGCATATTGGGTTCAGGTGGGCCAGGGCCTGGGGCCAGACTCAAAATTTGGTTTTTACTTCCCTCACGAGGTTTAGCAGTTTGTCCAGTTTTGCGATCTCCACAGCTGGACCTTTCTGCACTTCCTGTCCCTTCTTTTCCTGCAGAGAGGGGCAACATCAGTGGAATGGTGAAGGACCAGCTTCCGGCTCCCTCTTCGTAGGTATAACTAGTggcttctctgcctcccctgccaGTAAATATTGGATTCCTGCTACTGCCATTCAGTCCTCCCCCTACTCAGATTAGGTGACTCAGAGGCTCATCTGAGGGCCTGTGAGGAGGCCTCCAACTCTCGTGTGGAAGCTTAGCAAGGGCTTGGTGCTGGCAGGAGTGGGAAAAGGCATTTATCCTCAGTCCCTCAGAAGTCGGCCATGGAGAACTATAGGCtctgaggagagagaggcaggagctTTCTGTTAGGATCACCCAGGTTCAGCCCTGTGAAGAAGGGACAGATATGCactgcaggagagagagaggtgaggacTGGGCCACAGGTGTCCTCATAGGGTTGGGGAGGGGTGCCACGTGAAGCCAGACCTGATGTGTCATGTACCCAGGTAAGTACCAAGAGACTCATGAAAGCAGACAGAACTTTCCATGTGACTCCATGTGGTGGGGACTGTCTCTGAGACCCTGAGTTTATGACCCTTGCTTCCACCTACAAAACATTCTAATGCTCCCATTGGTGAGTTGGGGCCTGGGAAATGGGAGTTTGGACACAGATATGTTTGGCCCAGAGGCTTGAAAATTTGGTAGCAGGCCACGTCAGTCAGATTCTCCCTACTGTCCCGACAGTGGGATGTGGACTGTGCAGAGGCAGGCTGGGCAGCTGCcacttctgccttcctctcctctctgccacCTGTGCCCACTGTTTACTGGCACCAGCCCCAGCCACACCTGCTGGGGCTGTAAGGTCAGGGAAGAGTGCAGAGCCAGCAGGTCCTCCCTGGCCCCATCTAACTGCTGCTGCCCTGCAGAGTTCTAACTTCTCTGGCCTTGACCCTTCCCCAGCTCCCTGGTCTGCTCCCACAGCCCCTGGCATGCAGTCTGGTACTTTTGCCATTACCCAGCTCACTGCTCCACTCAGGGGAGGTACAGGAcagccatctttttctttcttcccattctcCCTCCATAATTAAGCTGTTTCTCAGCCTTACCCCATCCCTTGGTATTTAAGGGACCCGATTTTTAGTTCCATTGCTGTGGTTAGCTCCCCCATCAGACAGGACAAGTCCCTTTCTGAGCCTCACTTTCCCAACTGtatgggaggaaaagaaagacagttCTTGGCCTCTGATGGCACTCAGGGAACGTTCCCGGGAGAGGAGTCCAGGCCTCTGAGGTAAGCCCTCTTGAGAAGGGCAGGGAATCTGCATCTCCCAGAGGAAGAAGGGCAGTCGGGATGCCAGGAGGACTTCCTTTTGTATGAATCACTTGAGTGCTGACAGGGTCATCTCACAGGAACTTCTAATCCTCCCGAGTACTAGCCCCCACCCCAGATCCTGGGTGATTTAGGTTCAACTTCCTCAGCCACAACTGACCCTTGCTCTGTGGGGAGAAGTGGGGAACTATGATAAATCTTGCCTCCTCCCAGGGTCACATTGGGTAGCATCCCTTCACATCTGCCATGCTCATGGTGTCAGGGCTATCTATGCCCCTCTCCTAAAGAGTGACCATCATCCTCCCAGGGGGCTGTCTAGCTCTGCTATTTAAGCCTGCCCCtcattaaattaagaacagatttTGTCTGTCCCACAAAAATTGctgcctcctttctccctcctcaggCCAAGGAGCTGGGCTCAGGAAAGAGATTTAGACCATGCCCgactcccccaacccccaaagcCCACCACAGCCTGTGGGCCACAGCTGCAGGCGCTTAGCAGCCTTCTGAGTATTTATAGCCAagtccaccccctcccccagctggCTACAATTACAGGCCATCTATACTTCCAGGCCGTGCCTGCCTGGCCATGGTGGGAAATAGTCTATGCCAGTATCTAAAGGATGGTGCAGTCCTTGGCTGGGTAAGGACACTTGGGGAAGAAGACTGTAGCTGAACAAGACAAGTCCCAGATTCTGCCCCAAACTGCAGTATATATCTCAAATTATACCCCGGAAGTT
This DNA window, taken from Cricetulus griseus strain 17A/GY chromosome 2, alternate assembly CriGri-PICRH-1.0, whole genome shotgun sequence, encodes the following:
- the Enho gene encoding adropin; translated protein: MGAAISQGALIAIVCNGLVGFLLLLLWVILCWACHSRSTDVDSLSESSPNSSPGPCPEKAPPPQKPSHEGSYLLQP